A genome region from Brooklawnia propionicigenes includes the following:
- a CDS encoding NAD(P)-dependent oxidoreductase yields the protein MSKITVYGATGMVGSAIVREAVARGHSVVGVSRGGTPKTPVEGVRYVRGEIGDAADVVSKAQDCDIVVFAVPGPRDGSPVQPIIDAHAAIVDALAKAGVTARIFVVGGAGATLAADGTRLLDTPGFPDAYKPEARSFAEILEIYREAPESLDWVMLAPAPQIAPGPAAARYQLGDDHPAGSFVSAGTFAKAALDELEHPAHHRVRFTVAER from the coding sequence ATGAGCAAGATCACCGTCTACGGTGCGACCGGAATGGTCGGCAGCGCGATCGTGCGGGAGGCCGTTGCGCGCGGGCATTCGGTTGTCGGCGTCTCGCGCGGAGGCACTCCGAAGACACCGGTCGAGGGGGTCCGTTACGTGAGGGGCGAGATCGGTGACGCCGCGGACGTCGTGAGCAAGGCGCAGGACTGCGACATCGTCGTCTTCGCCGTCCCCGGACCGCGCGATGGCAGCCCGGTGCAGCCGATCATTGACGCGCACGCGGCAATCGTCGATGCGCTGGCCAAGGCCGGAGTCACCGCACGCATCTTCGTCGTCGGCGGCGCCGGCGCCACGCTGGCCGCCGATGGCACCAGGCTGCTCGACACCCCAGGGTTCCCCGACGCCTACAAGCCCGAGGCACGCAGCTTCGCCGAGATCTTGGAGATCTACCGCGAGGCTCCCGAATCGCTCGACTGGGTCATGCTGGCTCCTGCTCCCCAGATCGCTCCCGGGCCGGCGGCCGCCCGCTATCAACTCGGCGACGACCACCCGGCCGGCAGTTTCGTCTCGGCGGGCACCTTCGCGAAGGCGGCGCTGGACGAGCTGGAGCATCCCGCGCATCACCGCGTCCGCTTCACGGTCGCCGAGCGGTAG
- the rlmN gene encoding 23S rRNA (adenine(2503)-C(2))-methyltransferase RlmN, whose amino-acid sequence MTTATGPIDLTGRFIPNPRKPPVHWMDLTPEQRVEAVRSAGLPAFRAKQISNQWFTRLDADPASWTDLPAGLREQVHQAWFPTMLTPVGEQSADHGTTIKTAWRAFDHAIIESVIMRYRDRTTICISSEAGCGMACPFCATGQGGLQRNLTASEIVWQVHDAARRLAAGELPGGPGHINNVVFMGMGEPMANYKAVLAAVRQIHAPNPDGLGISARGLTVSTVGMVPRMRQLADEDLPVTLAVSLHAPDDELRDEIVPLNKHFNVDAVLDAAWDYAAATRRRVSIEYILIKDINDQAWRADLLARRLKARGDWGWFHVNLIPLNPTPGSKWTASRREDEQAFVEHLEHAGVPVTVRDTRGRDIDGACGQLAANLDARAAK is encoded by the coding sequence ATGACTACTGCCACCGGACCCATCGATCTCACCGGAAGGTTCATCCCGAATCCCCGCAAGCCACCGGTGCATTGGATGGATCTGACCCCCGAACAGCGCGTCGAGGCGGTGCGCTCGGCCGGGCTGCCGGCATTTCGCGCCAAGCAGATCTCGAATCAGTGGTTCACCAGGCTGGACGCCGACCCGGCGAGCTGGACCGATCTGCCGGCCGGGCTCCGCGAGCAGGTTCACCAGGCCTGGTTCCCGACGATGCTGACCCCGGTGGGGGAGCAGTCCGCAGATCATGGCACCACGATCAAGACTGCGTGGCGCGCATTCGATCACGCGATCATCGAGTCGGTGATCATGCGGTACCGCGACCGCACCACGATCTGCATCTCCTCGGAGGCCGGCTGCGGAATGGCCTGCCCCTTCTGTGCCACCGGTCAGGGCGGCTTGCAGCGCAACCTGACGGCATCCGAGATCGTCTGGCAGGTGCATGACGCGGCCCGGCGGCTCGCGGCAGGCGAACTGCCGGGCGGGCCCGGACACATCAACAATGTCGTATTCATGGGCATGGGCGAGCCGATGGCCAACTACAAGGCGGTGCTGGCGGCCGTCCGCCAGATCCATGCCCCCAACCCGGACGGCCTGGGCATCAGCGCACGCGGACTCACGGTATCGACTGTCGGCATGGTGCCCCGGATGAGGCAGCTGGCCGACGAGGACCTGCCGGTGACGCTCGCCGTGTCGCTGCATGCCCCGGACGATGAGCTGCGCGACGAGATCGTCCCGCTCAACAAGCATTTCAATGTGGATGCGGTGCTGGACGCCGCCTGGGATTACGCCGCGGCCACCAGACGCCGGGTGAGTATCGAATACATCTTGATCAAGGACATCAACGACCAGGCCTGGCGGGCCGACCTGCTGGCCAGACGGCTGAAGGCCCGCGGCGATTGGGGCTGGTTCCACGTCAATCTGATCCCGCTGAATCCGACCCCGGGCAGCAAGTGGACGGCGTCGCGCCGCGAGGACGAGCAGGCGTTCGTCGAGCATCTGGAGCATGCCGGGGTGCCGGTGACCGTCCGCGACACCCGCGGCCGGGACATCGACGGAGCCTGCGGGCAACTGGCGGCCAACCTGGACGCTCGGGCAGCCAAGTAA
- a CDS encoding phosphatidate cytidylyltransferase: MSGQDPGEVSPPAEAVAKPATKKRSAGRNLPVAIASGVVLYAWILGSLLWWQWGFIVFLIAGIVVGAFEIWRALTGIGMHVVYTPIAVGTPLTLVTAHYLAQHNGQLTGAGVLLAGLALMVIACLLGRLRGPVRGFITDAAASVFTIGYVPLLLSPLVLLLAQPDGNLRVIYYFILVPCSDTGAYAVGSLFGKHKMAPHISPGKTWEGLAGAVALTCIIGAVLGPVMIGASWWAGAIIGVVLSLAATVGDLIESMIKRDTGIKDMGRIIPGHGGAMDRLDSLLVAAPLAWLTMLVLV, translated from the coding sequence GTGAGCGGGCAGGATCCGGGCGAGGTCTCGCCGCCCGCTGAGGCAGTGGCCAAGCCGGCCACCAAGAAGCGCAGCGCGGGACGCAACCTGCCCGTGGCGATTGCCTCAGGGGTCGTTCTCTACGCCTGGATCCTCGGCTCGCTGTTGTGGTGGCAGTGGGGCTTCATCGTCTTCCTGATCGCGGGCATCGTGGTCGGCGCCTTCGAGATCTGGCGTGCGCTCACCGGAATCGGTATGCACGTCGTCTACACACCGATCGCCGTGGGCACGCCGCTGACGCTGGTCACCGCGCACTACCTGGCCCAGCACAACGGCCAGCTCACCGGAGCGGGAGTCCTGCTGGCCGGGCTGGCCCTCATGGTGATCGCCTGCCTGCTCGGACGGCTGCGCGGGCCGGTGCGGGGGTTCATCACCGACGCGGCGGCAAGCGTATTCACCATCGGATATGTCCCGTTGCTGTTGTCTCCGCTGGTGTTGCTGCTCGCCCAACCGGACGGAAACCTGCGCGTCATCTACTACTTCATTCTGGTGCCCTGCTCGGACACCGGCGCGTACGCGGTCGGTTCGCTGTTCGGCAAGCACAAGATGGCCCCCCACATCAGTCCCGGGAAGACCTGGGAGGGGCTGGCGGGGGCCGTGGCGCTGACCTGCATCATCGGTGCGGTGCTCGGACCGGTGATGATCGGTGCGTCCTGGTGGGCCGGAGCGATCATCGGGGTGGTGCTGTCGCTGGCCGCGACGGTCGGCGATCTCATCGAGTCGATGATCAAGCGCGACACCGGCATCAAGGACATGGGCAGGATCATTCCCGGCCACGGCGGAGCCATGGACCGGCTGGACTCCCTGCTGGTGGCGGCACCGCTGGCATGGCTGACGATGCTCGTGCTCGTCTAG
- the frr gene encoding ribosome recycling factor yields MDDIIKDTVKKMAGAIDFARQDFATVRTGRANPAMFNKLEAEYYGTPTPLQQLATFQSPEPRVMLISPFDASALNAIEKAIRNSDLGVNPASDGKAIRVVLPELTEERRKEYIKIVRAKAEEGRVAVRNIRRHAVDQVKKAEKDKAIGEDEAKRAEKRLDDETKKSVDTIDQLLKAKETELMAV; encoded by the coding sequence ATCGACGACATCATCAAGGACACAGTCAAGAAGATGGCCGGAGCCATCGATTTCGCCCGGCAGGATTTCGCGACCGTGCGAACCGGCCGCGCCAACCCGGCGATGTTCAACAAGCTGGAGGCCGAGTACTACGGCACCCCGACCCCGCTGCAGCAGCTGGCGACGTTCCAGTCGCCGGAGCCGCGGGTGATGCTGATCAGCCCATTCGATGCGAGTGCGCTGAACGCCATCGAGAAGGCGATCCGCAACTCCGACCTCGGCGTCAACCCGGCCAGCGACGGCAAGGCGATCCGCGTCGTGCTCCCCGAGCTCACCGAGGAGCGCCGCAAGGAGTACATCAAGATCGTGCGGGCCAAGGCCGAGGAAGGACGCGTCGCGGTGCGCAACATCCGCCGGCATGCGGTCGATCAGGTCAAGAAGGCCGAGAAGGACAAGGCGATCGGCGAGGACGAAGCCAAGCGCGCCGAGAAGCGTCTCGATGACGAAACCAAGAAGTCGGTCGACACGATCGACCAGTTGCTGAAGGCCAAAGAGACCGAATTGATGGCGGTCTAA
- the pyrH gene encoding UMP kinase, which produces MMTEPYRRVLLKLSGEAFGGGKLGVDPLIVRSVARQIAHLVAAGTQVAVVVGGGNYFRGVELQRGGMDRDRADYMGMLGTVMNSLALQDFLEKEGVPTRVQSAITMGQVAEPYIPRRAERHMEKGRVVIFSAGSGMPYFSTDTVAAQRALEVKAEILLMGKNGVDAVYDCDPNTHPEANRYDELTYDEFLAKGLKVADATAISLARDNNLDMLFFGLDDESNIGRAVAGERIGTWVHA; this is translated from the coding sequence CTGATGACCGAGCCCTATCGCCGCGTGCTACTCAAGTTGTCAGGGGAGGCTTTCGGGGGTGGCAAGCTCGGCGTCGACCCGCTGATCGTCCGCTCGGTGGCCCGCCAGATCGCTCACCTCGTGGCCGCGGGTACCCAGGTCGCGGTCGTGGTCGGCGGCGGCAACTATTTCCGCGGTGTGGAGCTGCAGCGCGGCGGTATGGACCGTGACCGCGCCGACTACATGGGCATGCTCGGCACGGTGATGAACTCGTTGGCCCTGCAGGACTTCTTGGAGAAGGAAGGGGTGCCCACCCGCGTCCAGTCGGCCATCACCATGGGGCAGGTGGCCGAGCCCTACATTCCGCGCCGCGCCGAGCGCCACATGGAGAAGGGCCGAGTCGTCATCTTCAGCGCCGGCTCGGGTATGCCGTACTTCTCCACCGACACGGTCGCCGCTCAGCGTGCCCTGGAGGTCAAGGCGGAGATCTTGTTGATGGGCAAGAACGGCGTCGACGCGGTCTATGACTGCGACCCCAACACCCATCCGGAGGCCAATCGCTACGATGAGCTCACCTACGATGAGTTCCTCGCCAAGGGCCTGAAAGTGGCCGACGCCACCGCGATCAGCCTGGCCCGCGACAACAATCTCGATATGCTCTTCTTCGGGCTCGATGACGAGTCCAATATCGGACGTGCCGTCGCCGGCGAACGCATCGGCACGTGGGTGCACGCCTGA
- the tsf gene encoding translation elongation factor Ts, translated as MAITAADVKKLRDQTGAGMMDAKKALTEADGDFERATELLRVSGASKVAKRSDRSANNGLVAATGSSLIQFGSETDFVAKNQEFVALAEAIVAAVEAGEAVDVESARALPLDDGTVGEAIGALEAKIGEKLELAHVARFDGAVHTYLHRRSQDLPPQVGVLVEYEGDDEEFVHAVALQIASMRPDYVSREDVPDEVVEREKRIATETAIEEGKPEKIIPRIVEGRVNAFYKEACLLEQQSITDDKKTVGQLAKEAGVTITRFVRFVVGA; from the coding sequence ATGGCTATTACTGCCGCTGACGTGAAGAAGCTGCGTGACCAGACCGGTGCGGGCATGATGGACGCGAAGAAGGCCCTCACCGAGGCCGACGGCGACTTCGAGCGCGCCACCGAACTGCTGCGTGTCTCGGGTGCCTCCAAGGTGGCCAAGCGCAGCGATCGCTCGGCCAACAACGGTCTGGTCGCCGCTACCGGTTCTTCGCTGATCCAGTTCGGCTCGGAGACCGACTTCGTCGCCAAGAACCAGGAATTCGTTGCGCTCGCCGAGGCGATCGTTGCTGCCGTCGAGGCCGGCGAGGCCGTCGACGTCGAGTCCGCACGGGCCCTGCCGCTGGATGATGGCACGGTGGGCGAGGCGATCGGCGCGCTCGAGGCGAAGATCGGCGAGAAGCTCGAACTGGCCCATGTGGCCCGGTTCGACGGTGCGGTGCACACCTACCTGCATCGCCGCAGCCAGGACCTGCCGCCCCAGGTGGGCGTGCTGGTCGAGTACGAGGGTGACGACGAGGAGTTCGTGCACGCTGTCGCGTTGCAGATCGCGTCGATGCGTCCCGATTACGTCTCCCGTGAGGATGTGCCGGACGAAGTCGTGGAGCGCGAGAAGCGCATCGCCACCGAGACCGCCATCGAAGAGGGCAAGCCGGAGAAGATCATCCCGAGGATCGTCGAGGGTCGGGTGAATGCCTTCTACAAGGAGGCCTGCCTGCTCGAGCAGCAGTCCATCACTGATGACAAGAAGACGGTCGGACAGCTGGCCAAGGAGGCTGGCGTGACGATCACCCGGTTCGTGCGTTTCGTGGTCGGAGCCTGA
- the rpsB gene encoding 30S ribosomal protein S2: MAVITTRQLLESGVHFGHQTRRWNPKMKRFIFNERNGIYIIDLRQSLTYIDKAYSYISGVVARGGQVLFVGTKKQAQETIAEQATRVGMPYVNQRWLGGMLTNFQTINKRITRLKELESMDLENVVPGGLPKKELLGLRREMGKLDKSLGGIRDMGRLPQAVWIVDTKKEHLAIDEARKLHIPVVAILDTNCDPDEVDFPIPGNDDAIRSVSLLTRIIADAVADGLLKRSNADSPQATEAEPMPDWERELLAGGEAAQAEAAEAEEEATEAAEVLAEAAPVVEEVAEAAEALAEVVAAEAAAPAEPAN; encoded by the coding sequence ATGGCCGTCATTACCACGCGCCAGCTGCTCGAGAGCGGTGTGCATTTCGGGCACCAGACTCGCCGCTGGAACCCGAAGATGAAGCGGTTCATCTTCAACGAGCGCAACGGCATCTACATCATCGACCTGCGCCAGTCGCTGACCTACATCGACAAGGCCTACAGCTACATCTCGGGTGTCGTTGCCCGCGGTGGCCAGGTGCTGTTCGTCGGCACCAAGAAGCAGGCTCAGGAGACCATCGCCGAGCAGGCCACCCGCGTCGGCATGCCCTACGTCAACCAGCGTTGGCTGGGTGGCATGCTCACCAACTTCCAGACCATCAACAAGCGGATCACCCGCCTGAAGGAACTGGAATCGATGGACCTCGAGAATGTCGTTCCCGGTGGCCTGCCCAAGAAGGAACTGCTGGGTCTTCGCCGCGAGATGGGCAAGCTCGACAAGTCCCTCGGTGGTATCCGCGACATGGGACGGCTGCCGCAGGCCGTCTGGATCGTCGACACCAAGAAGGAGCACCTCGCCATCGACGAGGCCCGCAAGCTGCACATCCCGGTTGTCGCCATCCTCGACACGAACTGCGATCCCGACGAGGTCGACTTCCCGATCCCGGGCAATGACGACGCCATCCGTTCGGTCTCGCTGCTGACCCGCATTATCGCCGACGCCGTCGCCGATGGTCTGCTGAAGCGGTCGAATGCCGATTCGCCGCAGGCCACCGAGGCCGAGCCGATGCCCGATTGGGAGCGTGAGCTGCTCGCCGGTGGCGAGGCCGCGCAGGCCGAGGCAGCCGAGGCCGAGGAGGAGGCCACCGAGGCTGCTGAGGTTCTCGCTGAGGCCGCTCCCGTGGTGGAAGAGGTCGCCGAGGCCGCTGAGGCTCTCGCCGAGGTCGTCGCCGCCGAGGCGGCTGCGCCGGCCGAGCCTGCCAACTGA
- a CDS encoding peptidoglycan DD-metalloendopeptidase family protein: MNPGVLLVRTAQRHSPGLALILAVWLMLGPTAAASADASGRVAPLPGPVLRGFQIAEYNWLPGHRGVDLAGTAGDLVTAAAAGTISWVGVIDGVPMMTVQHPDGLRTTYQPVEASVAAGQRVAAGQPIGVLTAGHCAQQACLHWGLRDGDDYLDPLLWLGGWGEAEVRLLPRSAVPRQQPPPGAVEATDVLPLTGDLPVAGPLTSGFGSRVNPISGLAEFHDGIDIGAACGAPVQVLWPGTVVFAGTAGGYGQRVEIDHGVIGGVQTRTSYSHLSGFGVSAGQHVAAGTVIGQVGSTGYSTGCHLHYSGVRNGALVDPRTIG; encoded by the coding sequence ATGAACCCTGGAGTCCTTCTCGTCCGGACGGCGCAGCGGCACTCGCCGGGCCTTGCGCTCATCCTGGCCGTCTGGCTGATGCTGGGTCCGACTGCGGCGGCATCGGCTGATGCGTCCGGACGAGTCGCCCCACTGCCCGGCCCCGTGCTGCGCGGATTCCAGATCGCCGAATACAACTGGCTGCCCGGGCATCGCGGCGTCGACCTGGCGGGCACGGCCGGCGATCTGGTGACGGCGGCTGCCGCCGGGACGATCAGCTGGGTCGGCGTCATCGACGGCGTGCCCATGATGACGGTTCAGCATCCTGACGGGCTGCGCACCACCTACCAGCCGGTGGAGGCGAGCGTCGCCGCCGGCCAGCGGGTGGCCGCTGGTCAGCCGATCGGGGTGCTCACCGCGGGTCATTGCGCACAACAGGCATGTCTGCACTGGGGGCTGCGCGACGGCGACGACTATCTCGATCCGCTGCTGTGGCTGGGCGGCTGGGGGGAAGCCGAGGTGCGTCTGCTGCCCCGCTCCGCGGTGCCCCGTCAACAACCCCCGCCCGGCGCCGTCGAGGCCACCGATGTCTTGCCGCTGACCGGGGATCTCCCGGTGGCGGGGCCCTTGACGTCGGGTTTCGGTTCGCGGGTGAACCCGATCAGTGGTCTCGCCGAGTTCCACGACGGCATCGACATCGGGGCCGCCTGCGGCGCGCCGGTGCAGGTGCTGTGGCCGGGCACGGTCGTCTTCGCCGGAACTGCGGGCGGCTACGGGCAGCGCGTCGAGATCGATCACGGTGTGATCGGCGGCGTCCAGACCCGGACCTCGTATTCGCATCTGTCGGGGTTCGGGGTGTCCGCCGGTCAGCACGTCGCCGCCGGAACCGTGATCGGCCAGGTCGGCAGCACCGGCTACTCGACCGGCTGTCACCTGCACTACTCCGGTGTGCGCAATGGGGCGCTCGTGGACCCCAGAACCATCGGCTGA
- a CDS encoding tyrosine recombinase XerC, producing the protein MSVDADASAPIPAALQDAFDAFADYQRLQLNRSQHTVRAYSGDLEQLGQWLADAGIARLDQVQLPDLRSWLASQHDAGLAAASLQRRSGAVRVFFRWAKRQGLVDEDPAAALKSPKIPHRLPETLTQTDAATLMDAVLAAAAEDPSPLGVRNLAILEVLYGSGIRVSELCGLDVADIDRERGVIRVLGKGNKQRTVPLSDPARRAVESWLARRAEWLTASSAQAVFLGRQGGRLDPRVARRVVHQAMHAIPQAPDVGPHGLRHAMATHLLEGGADLRSVQEMLGHASLATTQIYTHVSNERLKQAFRQAHPRA; encoded by the coding sequence ATGAGCGTGGACGCTGACGCGAGCGCTCCGATCCCGGCCGCGCTGCAGGACGCGTTCGACGCATTCGCCGATTACCAGCGGCTGCAGCTGAATCGGTCACAGCACACCGTGCGGGCCTACAGCGGTGATCTTGAGCAGTTGGGGCAGTGGCTCGCAGACGCGGGCATCGCGCGCCTCGACCAGGTGCAGTTGCCCGATCTGCGTTCGTGGCTGGCTTCGCAGCACGACGCGGGTTTGGCCGCCGCAAGCCTGCAGCGGCGCAGCGGCGCGGTGCGGGTCTTCTTCCGATGGGCGAAACGGCAGGGTCTGGTCGACGAGGATCCGGCGGCCGCGCTGAAATCGCCCAAGATTCCTCACCGGTTGCCCGAGACGCTGACTCAGACCGATGCCGCGACCCTGATGGACGCGGTCCTCGCGGCGGCCGCAGAAGATCCGTCGCCGTTGGGGGTTCGCAACCTGGCGATTTTGGAGGTGCTCTACGGGTCGGGCATCCGGGTGTCGGAGCTGTGCGGGTTGGACGTGGCCGATATCGACCGGGAGCGCGGCGTCATCCGGGTGCTGGGCAAGGGCAACAAGCAGCGCACCGTCCCGCTGAGCGACCCCGCCCGGCGCGCGGTGGAGTCGTGGCTGGCCCGGCGTGCGGAGTGGCTGACCGCTTCGTCGGCGCAGGCTGTCTTTTTGGGACGCCAGGGTGGCCGACTGGATCCGCGGGTCGCGCGGCGGGTGGTGCATCAGGCCATGCACGCCATCCCGCAGGCACCCGATGTCGGCCCGCACGGCCTGCGGCATGCGATGGCCACCCATCTGCTGGAAGGCGGAGCCGACCTGCGCAGCGTCCAGGAGATGCTCGGCCATGCCTCGTTGGCGACCACGCAGATCTACACCCATGTGAGCAATGAGCGGCTCAAGCAGGCCTTCCGGCAGGCTCATCCGCGGGCCTGA
- the def gene encoding peptide deformylase translates to MPTPQEWAAKGKVLRVTRWTEPVMRNPTRPVTQFGEDLHQLVADMFATMAAADGVGLAAPQVDVDLALFVFYCPDKDDHLQYGVVCNPVVTLPEGKDRRLDATEEGCLSWPGAYQPLARPDVAVCEGQNENGEPIRIEGTGLLARCLQHETDHLSGTVFGDRLSKRSRRLLNEQHDSMAALYPADWPVSRKRAPADL, encoded by the coding sequence ATGCCGACTCCCCAGGAATGGGCCGCCAAAGGCAAGGTCTTACGCGTGACTCGTTGGACTGAGCCGGTGATGCGAAACCCGACCCGGCCGGTTACGCAGTTCGGTGAAGACCTGCATCAACTCGTAGCTGACATGTTCGCCACCATGGCTGCCGCCGACGGCGTGGGGCTGGCCGCCCCACAGGTCGATGTCGATCTCGCGCTGTTCGTCTTCTACTGCCCGGACAAGGACGACCACCTGCAGTACGGGGTGGTTTGCAATCCTGTCGTGACCCTGCCGGAGGGCAAGGACCGCCGGCTCGATGCCACCGAGGAGGGCTGCCTGAGTTGGCCGGGCGCCTATCAGCCGCTGGCCAGGCCCGACGTCGCCGTCTGTGAGGGCCAGAACGAGAACGGTGAGCCGATCCGCATCGAGGGCACCGGGCTGCTGGCTCGCTGCCTGCAGCATGAGACCGACCACCTTTCCGGCACCGTCTTCGGCGATCGGCTGTCGAAGCGTTCCCGCCGGCTGCTCAACGAGCAGCATGATTCGATGGCGGCGCTCTACCCCGCCGACTGGCCGGTCAGCCGCAAACGCGCGCCCGCCGATCTGTGA
- a CDS encoding NAD-dependent malic enzyme translates to MSKDYEIVHTNGRDIARIACRGRDVLHNPMINYGTAFTKEQREALGLTGLLPNAVISLDAQVRRVYKQYRHEPSDLAKYNYLTAMQDRNETLFYRVLTDNIQEMLPIIYTPTIGLAIQEYSHWFHKPRGIYLDIDNPDGIQAALQASGKGPDDIDLVVVTDSEGILGIGDQGVGGVAITVGKLSVYVAAAGIHPNRVLPVVLDTGTDNLDLLNDPAYLGVRHARVRGERYDAFIEKFVGEVTERFPQALLHWEDFAAGNAHRILNRYRDEICTFNDDIQGTAGVVVAAVLAAIRTSHTRLADQRIVIHGAGTAGVGIAHLLLDIMVSQGIDRDQAIRQFWGLSSRGLLIEGGKLRDFQAPFARPADEVAGWKLDTLGHYELADVVRNVHPTILIGTSAQPGTFTEEIVRDMASHTDQPIIMPLSNPTTKAEALPSDVLEWTGGRALIATGSPFDPVELNDTRYEIAQANNALIFPGIGLGVISCRASRVSDTMIGAAAQAVASAVTDRSPGASLLPAMTQLRSISARVAVAVAEQARREGLAQRHLDNPIQQVYDAMWQPVYPEVEVI, encoded by the coding sequence GTGTCCAAGGATTACGAGATCGTCCACACCAATGGACGCGACATTGCCCGCATCGCCTGCCGTGGGCGCGATGTGCTGCACAACCCGATGATCAACTACGGCACGGCGTTCACCAAGGAGCAGCGCGAAGCGCTCGGATTGACCGGGTTGCTCCCGAATGCTGTCATCAGCCTGGACGCCCAGGTGCGTCGCGTCTACAAGCAATATCGGCACGAGCCGTCCGATCTGGCCAAGTACAACTATCTGACGGCCATGCAGGACCGCAATGAGACGCTGTTCTACCGAGTGCTCACCGACAACATCCAAGAGATGCTGCCGATCATCTACACTCCGACGATCGGGCTGGCTATTCAGGAATACAGCCACTGGTTCCACAAGCCACGCGGCATCTACCTCGACATCGACAACCCCGATGGCATTCAGGCCGCGTTGCAGGCCTCCGGCAAGGGTCCCGACGACATCGATCTGGTCGTCGTCACCGACTCCGAAGGCATCCTCGGCATCGGTGATCAGGGCGTCGGAGGCGTGGCCATCACCGTCGGCAAACTGTCGGTCTACGTGGCGGCCGCCGGCATCCATCCCAATCGGGTCCTGCCCGTGGTTCTCGACACGGGCACCGACAATCTCGACCTGCTGAACGATCCCGCCTACCTGGGCGTCCGGCATGCCCGGGTGCGCGGCGAACGCTATGACGCGTTCATCGAGAAGTTCGTCGGTGAGGTCACCGAACGCTTCCCACAAGCACTGCTGCACTGGGAGGACTTCGCCGCCGGCAACGCCCATCGCATCCTCAACCGCTACCGCGACGAGATCTGCACCTTCAACGATGACATCCAGGGCACCGCCGGTGTCGTGGTGGCAGCAGTATTGGCCGCCATCCGCACCTCGCACACCCGACTCGCCGATCAGCGCATCGTCATCCATGGCGCCGGAACCGCCGGGGTGGGTATCGCCCATCTGCTGCTCGACATCATGGTCTCCCAAGGCATCGACCGCGATCAGGCCATCCGCCAGTTCTGGGGGCTGTCCAGCCGGGGCCTGTTGATCGAGGGCGGCAAGCTGCGCGACTTCCAGGCTCCGTTCGCTCGTCCCGCCGACGAGGTGGCCGGCTGGAAGCTCGACACGCTCGGACATTACGAACTGGCCGATGTGGTACGCAATGTGCACCCCACCATCCTCATCGGCACCTCGGCGCAGCCGGGTACCTTCACCGAGGAGATCGTGCGCGACATGGCCTCCCACACCGACCAACCGATCATCATGCCGTTGTCGAATCCGACGACGAAAGCCGAAGCGCTGCCGTCCGACGTCTTGGAGTGGACCGGCGGGCGTGCGCTGATCGCCACCGGCTCGCCGTTCGACCCGGTCGAGCTCAACGACACCCGTTACGAGATCGCGCAGGCCAACAACGCACTGATCTTCCCGGGTATCGGTCTGGGAGTCATCAGCTGCCGGGCCAGCCGGGTGAGCGACACGATGATCGGGGCCGCGGCCCAGGCGGTGGCGTCCGCAGTGACCGATCGCAGTCCGGGTGCCTCACTGTTGCCCGCCATGACTCAGCTGCGCAGTATTTCGGCACGGGTGGCGGTGGCGGTGGCCGAGCAGGCCCGGCGTGAGGGCCTGGCCCAGCGTCACCTGGACAATCCGATCCAGCAGGTCTACGACGCCATGTGGCAGCCGGTGTATCCGGAGGTGGAAGTCATCTGA